The Bos taurus isolate L1 Dominette 01449 registration number 42190680 breed Hereford chromosome 18, ARS-UCD2.0, whole genome shotgun sequence nucleotide sequence GAATTTCCAGGAATGGAAGATGGTGAAAATTAGTGGTTTCCAAAATGAAAGTGATCCAGGAACCACCAGCTTGTCCCCATGTCCGGGAATCTCAGTGTCTCGGGTGCCCTGACGTGGGGCAGTGTTGCCCCCAACTCCTTTCTGGGTGTACCTGTGTGTGAGGGGCAGAGGCCACCACGGAGGTGACAGGAAGCGACCATCAAGTAGAACGTGAGAGGCAGGAGGCCCAGGCCTGGATGGGGGGGACCTTGATTCCTGGAGGAGCAGGAGTTGGGGGGTCGGGGGTGGAGGAGACTCCCGGGTGCCGTAGGGGGTTAGAGGTTGGGGGTGCACCTCTTGGGACTGAGGGCCCGACTCCTGGGTCCGAGGCATCCGCATTTCTCACTCACCTGAACTCCTGGAGAGTGGCGGACCCACAGCAGGCTTGGGCTAGAATGGAGCGCTCCGGCTGCAAGTGCAGACCACATCCCGCGGGGGGCCCACCTCCGCCCCCGTCCGCCCCCCTCCTCGGAAACCTGGACTCCAGGTTCCCAGACCCGACGGGCCTCCCTTCTCCGCGCCTCCTCCCGCGACTGGCTGCGAAGGCTCCGGGGGAAGAGCGGTAGGAGAGTGGGCGCGGCTCCGAGAATCACAGCCTTCGCCCTTCCCCGGCCCGGCAGATACCTCAGAGAGGCAGCGCCCCGCCCCATCCCTGGCGCCGAGCCCCGGCTCCGCAGGTCCGGAACGGCAGCCCCCGCCTCCTGCCCTCCGACCCGGAGAACCTGCGCCTCAGCCCGCTCCCCTCCCatcaccacccccacctccagccccaggcAGCCTACCTGGCCTCCCTAGCAGCCGCATCTTTTCGTGGACACTGAGATCTAGCTTGCAACTGCCATGCTGGATCCGGATGCTCCGGTCCGTCGACTTCTCCCTCTTCCACTCCGGTGTCTGTGGATGCTTCGAGTCCGGCCACGCCCGGGCGTCTGGGGCTGGCCCGGGCATCCTGGTGCCGGCGGCGAGGTGCAGAATCTGGTCGCCAGGCTGTTCCACGCGCGGATGCAAAGCCTTCTCCAGCTCTCAGGATCCCGGCGTGAGAGCCTCCGGCCGGAACGTGTCCCCACGCCCCTCAGGGGCCGCTGATCCCGCCCCCGCTCCCCTGCACTCGCAAATTCCAGAGTCCTAGGCTGTCCTTTCGAGGGAATCAGTATCCGGCGCCTGCCTTTCTACTTTCTAAAAGGGCATGTCCCGCCTCTCCCGAGGTCAGGAAcggagaaagcagaaatagaatagAGTTTCTCCTCCCTGTCTGCCTCAGAGGTCGCAGCAGGCCTCTTCAAGGAACAGACGCTGGACTCGTTCTGCAGACCTGAAGCCATTTCCCCTGTCGACGGTTGCTCCCCACTCGCACCCAttccccccctcctcccccgtGGCCCTGAGTAGTCTGACTATTGCCATTCAAGAAATCaaagacccagggattgattggACTTGACTCTCCAGAGATGTGATCATAATTTCTCCATATCCAGGACTCCCCAGTCCCCGGCCCCCTCTTCAGACTAAGAAATCTGGGCCCTCCACTCACCCTCAGTCAGATCTGGTGTTCAGACTCTGTTGCTGAGGcatgtgcgaccccatggactgcagcccgccaggctcctctgtccatgggacctcccaggcaagaatactggagtgggttgctcctcctccagggaatttgccagacccagggatcaaacccgtgtctcctgcatctcctgcattggcaggccaattctttaccacaaagccACCTGGGAGGTGGTCTTTACCATGGACCTTGCACCCTTTGGTTCCAGGAAATTGCTCACCCCCTCATTCCCCTTGGGATCTTGGGTCTAACTTTTCCCTGAATAGCCTGGATCATTTGCCAACTCTGAGTCAAAGACTCTCACCATCCCCCAGCTTCCCCAGGCTATTTTGAGGGCACCTGTCTGATCCTGGGTCGCGTCTGTGGTGAAAGAAACATCAGGATTGCATCAGgacccaggaggaggaggaggctgggatgTTTCGGGGCGTGAATGCCTAGCCTGCAGTTACTCAGGAGCTTGTCTTGTAACTTCCAGATCATGACACCTGTTTCCTTGAGGAGGACGCTTTGATCCTGCGTGGCTAGCTGCTTTCCTGATGATCAGCAAACCTCAGAAAACCCAGAACTTCAGGTGAGATGCGGAAATTCCAGTTGCGGAGCACGATCTGCCTCAGTTAGCCAGAAAGGCGGTCCCGTTCCATTCCTGCTCAGGCTGCAGAGTCAAGGTTCccagccccttccttccttcctcagacCCAGGAGTCTGAAaccccagctccctcctccctcaggcCAAACAGTCTGGGCCCTCCAGCTGCTTTCACCCAGGTCCCAGTTCATCAGATTTCTATCCCCCTGGTGCCTCACATGGTGGAGGCCAGGCCCCCAGCTGGAAGGACCCCCGATTGCATCATCTGTCCAGGTTGACCTGGACACCGTGGAATCCTAGCATCTGCCAAGTGGGTCAAATATCACGGGTCAGGCGTCGGGAAGGTGATGGGGCGGGTCTGTCTGGATATAAATTCTGGAGTGTCTGCATCCATCCCAAGAGATCTGGGTGTCCAGTCAGCTGTGAGTCCATGTGCAAGGGGACCCAGGCTACTGAAGCAGTCATCTGAGAACCTGCTCTCCTGGGCAACCGGGCTCCGAAACAGGATCTAGACCATTCAGCTCTTCAAACCCCAGACCCCAGACCCCACCTGAGGACGTGAACCACTGATGGGCTGGGACGAGGCCAAGTTCAAGCACTTGGGACTGTGGGTCCCTGTGCTGGCTGTCCTCCTGCTAGGAACCTGCCGGGCGCATCCCATTCCAGACTCCAGCCCCCTCCTCCAGTTTGGGGGCCAAGTCCGCCAGCGGTACCTCTACACGGATGATGCCCAGGAGACAGAGGCCCACCTGGAGATCAGGGCCGATGGCACAGTGGTGGGGGCAGCCCGCCAGAGCCCCGAAAGTGAGTATGTGTATGGGGAGGTAGGGCTTGATCCTGAAGCAGTAGGGAATTGGGGCCTGGACTCCCgagtctgggggaggagggggatgggcaAGGCCTTCTGAGCCCCTGACCCACTTTCTCCCCTCAGGTCTCTTGGAGCTGAAAGCCCTGAAGCCAGGCGTCATTCAGATCTTGGGAGTTAAAACATCCAGGTTTCTCTGCCAGGGGCCAGATGGGAAGCTGTACGGATCGGTGAGTTTCCAGGATCCCTGTCCTTGCCCGCCACCCTTCCTCTCCCCATCCTCACAATCTGAGGGACCAGGTTGCACCTTTGATGTTGGTCAGGCTTGGTTTGACGTTCTCCGCATGCCCCTAACCTGGCCACAATCCCCAGAGGAGAGCGCTGTGGTCATCAGCGTTcacaagaagaaactgaggctctggcaGGGCGACCACCGGCCCCAAGTCACAGGGCCCATGAATGACAATGACCTGGGAGGCCAAGTCTTGTGACTCCTGTGCTGACCATACAGGTTCCCACAGGCCTGGCTCATGCTGGGCGAAGGGTCGCTCCAGGAATCGATGGCCTGTAAAGTGAACATGACCTTGGGTGCTAGCCAGATGCCCCTGCCAGGACTTAGAGAGCCTCCcctgatccctgggctggaataGTCTTCTCTGTGAAGTGGGGGGCGGGGAAGTGCGTGGGTCTCGCAGCGCCACCTAGGGGTTAAGGAGGGACCTGCCTCCGTGGTTTTGAGTCTGGGAGGAAGGGGCTGGGGAGACCTAGACGATAAAGCTGAGAAAGGAGGGGGTTCTCCCAGCTCCCCAGCAGTCCTAGGACTGGAGGGCCTGGACTCCTGAGTCTGGGAGAGGTTGGGGCTGGGAGTCCTTCAGGAGCAAGGGGGTATCGGAACCCCCACATTTCTGACCCGACTCTCATCCCCGCAGCTGCACTTTGACCCCAAAGCCTGCAGCTTTCGGGAGCTGCTTCTTGAAGATGGATACAACGTCTACCAGTCGGAGACCCTGGGCCTTCCACTCCGCCTGCCCCCCCAGCGCTCGTCCAACCGGGACCCGGCCCCGCGGGGACCTGCTCGCTTCCTTCCACTGCCGGGCCTGCCCGCGGCGCCCCCGGATCCTCCAGGGATCTTGGCCCCCGAGCCTCCCGACGTGGGCTCCTCGGATCCCCTGAGTATGGTGGGACCCTCGTATGGCCGAAGCCCCAGCTACACTTCTTGAAGACGTCCGCTGTGTAGTACTGGGTCTCCTCTTTATTTATGGcattatttatcttatttatttttttatttttcttacttgagATAATAAAGAGTCTGAGAGGAGGATCAGAGTGAGTTTGTGTGTTTGAGGGAGAAAATGGGAGTCTGCTTCCGCGTCTCTCCTTGTCCCTCCATTGCCAGCCACGCTGAGACGGTCCCAGCCTTtctgcaccccctccccagctgaCCCTGTGTTTGGCTCCACTAAGGTGTCCCCAGAGACTCTGGACTACCCTTGCCCTTTGACAGGACAGTATTTGTTATTCTTCCCTCACCCCCTCCCTGACCCCAACCACGTGTTTGTGTTGTGGAACTATTTCTCTGGGGTAACTCAATAACgggaacactttttaaaatggcaCAAGCGGACCCACATCCTTATGGGAGATGTAGTTTTGGGAGGTTGATTTAGCACTAGGAATGGTCCTCAGGGCTGGGGCAAGGACTCTTGGATTCTGGAGATACAGTCGTTGCTAGGAAGACCCTTTTGAGTCCTGAGGATTCAGAGGGCTGGACATCTGGACACCTGGATCCCAGGAGAGCAGGGGAATCTGGGCATCCTTGTCTGAGAGAGGAGGGACTGGAGATTGAGAGTCctggatctcagaaaaagaacttGAGAATCTAAATGCTTCCATCCAGGTGCTTATGGACCTTGGAGAGGAATGACTGTCCCAGAATCCAATCTCAGTGAGCAAGTTGCCCATCCCCACTTCCTTTCCACCAACTAGATTTCCATATTGCTCTTCAAGCTATTTTCCTGTTAGGAAAGACGTGAAGACAAAGGTTTAGACTACACTTCCTAGGACCATCCCTAGTGCTAAATGAACTCCCCAAAAACTACATCTCCCATGAGGGTGTGGGTCTGCTtgtgccattttttaaaatgtcccttTATTGAGTTACCGCAGAGAAATAGTTCCACAACACAAACACGTGGTTGGCGTCAGGGAGAGGGATGAGGGAAGAATAACAAATACTGTCCTGTCAAAGGGCAAGGATAGTCCAGAGTCTCTGGGGACGCCTTAGTGGAGCCAGACACTGAGGGTCAGCAGGGGAAGGGGTGAAGAAAGGCTGGGTCAGCTTTGGTGGGGTCCCAGGTTTCTGACTGATCACTGCAGCCTCACAGGAGTTATGGTCTTGAAacatcaaagtgttagtcactcagtcatgtccaattctttgcaatgccatggactgtagccccaccccaccaccccaggctcctctgtctatgggattttccaggcaagaatactggagtgaattgccatttcctcctccaagggatcttcctgacccaggaattgggTCAGGAGACATCTcacgagtctcctgcattgcagacagattctttacactctGAGCTGTCAGGAAAGCCCCTCTCATGAAAGTACATTTAACAATTCGCTTTGAATTAACAGCCATATTGGTCTAGAAacattaaacataattttttccatttgtacAGGGGTAACACACTGTATTAAATATGTAAGGTCTTATTTACATGAGTTTGATTACAGAAACTAATAAAGTATTctctaaataatgaaaaaaaaaaaaaagaattcacttTGTAGGGAGTGGGGTGGTCCAGGATAACTTTCCTAGCCTCACTGTTCTCAGAGTTCACTCTTTGCTGTTTCCATAGAGTATGAAAAAATATAACCTTTCAGCACAGCCACACCGCCAGTATTTCAAAGAGAGAGCTATACCTCCTCTATTTATTTCCCCACCCATACATGAACCTTCTCTCTCCTTTGGAGTTCCTGCCAAAATCAATCTGGATTTTGCTTCCATTAGTTTTCACAAGAATGGAGCTTTGTCCAAGTACTCAAAAGAAAACTATGTCACATGATAGGTGTAATTCTCACTACAATAGCACTCATATTGCaagatataaatgtatcaaactaacagattgtacaccttaaatttatacaatgttaTCTGTCAGTAGATGTcaagggtaattttttttttttttaactatggaGCTTTGTTCTTCCAAAAGAGATTCCCTTGAGTAATTCTGTGATCTCTGAGGACCCAGACCACCCCAGCAGCTTTCAACCTTCCCATAGCGTCCCATATCCAACTACTAATTGGACTATGTGAAGCtgcgcacgcgcgcgcgcacacacacacacacacacccacacacacacacaccacaccctgCTGTTCTCAGATCATCTCACCAAGTTCTCAGCCAAGAGGGCAACTTCTTCTCTAGGGGTGAGGACTGGTGGGAAATTTCCaatttggttttgtttgtatGGGGTTTctagtgtgtttgtttttgtttggggcAGTGCTGTTGTGGcaggcaggctcagtagtcaCAGTCCGGGGGCTTAACTGCCCCATGGCATATAGGGTCTTTGTTCCCCAACCGGGAActgaatccacatcccctgcattggaataatgtggattcttttttttttaatttgtatttatttatagttttggttgcgttgggtcttcgttgctgtgtgcaagctttctctagttgcagcaagcaggagctactcATCATTGGGGTGCACGAGCTTCTCATTCTGATGACTTCTCTTGTTGGGCAGCACGGGTTCTATGGCGCGTGAGTTCAGTTGCCCCGCAGCAGatggaatcttcccgaaccagggatgtgacccgtgtcctctgcactgggcaggcagattcctaaccccTGGACCCTCAGGGAGGTCCTGGAATGTGgcttcttacccactggaccaccagggagtcccaggAAGTTCACAGcgcttttgcttttcttcatgcCCTGGCACTGGTTTGGCTCCGCCGCCCCCTCATATTTCGGGGTTCCTGGGGCTCCACGGTCTGCTGGTTTTGTGAAAAGTGTTTGTGAGCTTCTGTTCTCCTACTGGCTCTCCCATGGTTTGTTTTTTCTGGGAGGAGGGGTGGAATTTGGGAAGATTAAGAAACTCTAACCCGAGTCTAATCACGGGGAAACAGCAAACAAACTCCAATCGGCGACCTTCGCTATAACAACTGGCCTTGACTCTGGGAAAACGTCAAGGTCAAGAAGAAGGTGGGAGAACTGTTTAAATGAACAGAGACCAGAGTCAGCACAAGGAAATACAGTTGGCTGAGCAATTCAGGTGTTGTCCTGAATGTTAACAAGACTCTTGATGACACTTGAATGAGTTCTGTCCTTTAGAAAGTAGTCATTTATCCTTGTTAAtattttctggttttgatttttgtACAGTGGTTATTAAACAGGATGTCTTTGTTCTTAGCAAATACACACTAAAGTACTTCGGGACAAAGGGGCATGGTATCTCCAGTGCTTTCTCAAATATTTCTGGAAAGGTAAACACATAATAATATATGGACATAGAGAGTGAATGCCTGCTTTTTCGAAAGCAAAAAGGAACAGGAATAGCGATAATATGGGGAGCCTAGTTAAGATTATGAGTTCTTTGTACAAGTCTTTTTTTCAgttgagatatagttgatgtacaatataagTTTCAAGTGTGCAagatagtgattcacaatttttaaaggatagatttcatttcctattataaaatattggctgtgttctccatattatacagtattttctGGTAGATGATTTGTTTTATGCCCCTTAATCCCCTGCTCCTATGTTGCTCTTTATCTGCAACTTGAAACTTTCTATAGGTTCAAGACTCTATCAGGTAAAAGTTACTCCCAGTGCCCCCCAAAACAAATCCATGC carries:
- the FGF21 gene encoding fibroblast growth factor 21, with protein sequence MGWDEAKFKHLGLWVPVLAVLLLGTCRAHPIPDSSPLLQFGGQVRQRYLYTDDAQETEAHLEIRADGTVVGAARQSPESLLELKALKPGVIQILGVKTSRFLCQGPDGKLYGSLHFDPKACSFRELLLEDGYNVYQSETLGLPLRLPPQRSSNRDPAPRGPARFLPLPGLPAAPPDPPGILAPEPPDVGSSDPLSMVGPSYGRSPSYTS